CCGCGACCAAACGGTCAGTGCCGTATCCGTGCCGGAGTACAGGACGTCTGCGGGACCGTCGAAGACCGAGGTCCGCCCCCGCAGTGCGTAGTCCGTGCCGTCGGCGGTCACGGTGAAGGACCCGGACAGGGGAATGACCAGCCGCTCCTCGGATTCGGCGGGAAGGGACACCGCCGAATCCGGTCCGAGCTCGGCTACCTTGAGTCCGGTGTGCGCCCAGCCGGTGACAGGGAGACTGTCCGATGCGCCGAGGGAGACCTGCCAGGGTTCCCGTGCGGCAGAACCGGACGGATACACCCACTGCTGCGGTTCCTGCATGTCGAGCCCCTGTCGGAGAAGGGAATACCCTGCCTTGGTGTGCCGATGCTAGCGCTGCACCAGCGTCATTTCGAACGTGTAAGAGTCGGCCCGGTACACGTGGTGGCCGGTTTCGACGCTGCGCCCGGCGTCGTCGACGGCGGTGCGCTCCATGGTCACGAGCGCGGCACCCGGCCGGGTCTCCAACAGCTCCGACTGCCGGCCGCTCGCGACGGTGGCACCGATGCGCTGGGTGGCCAGCCGGAAGTTCACGCCGGCGTCCCGGAGGATCTGGTACAGGCCGCGGCTGCGCAGCCCCTCTTCGGTGATCTCCGCGATGTCATCCCGCACCCAGTTTTCCATCACGGCCAGGGGCTTGCCGTCCACGCTGCGCAGCCGGGTGAAGTGGTAGGTGTTCACCCCGTCGGGCAGGTCCAGCGCCTTGGCGACGGCGGCGTCCGCCGGGCCGTGCCGGAAGTCGAGCACCTTCGTGGCCGGTTTTTGACCGGTACGCTCCAGATCATCAAAGAGGCTGGACAGTTCCAGCGGCCGCCGCACCTGGCTGGACACAACCTGGGTGCCGACGCCGCGCTTGCGGACCAGCAGGCCGTTGCGGACCAGTTCGTCCATGGCCTTGCGCATTGTGGGGCGGGAGAGCTTCAGCCGGCCGGCGAGTTCAATCTCGTTGTCCAGCCGGGAGCCGAACTCCAGTTCTCCGCTGTGGATGGCCGCCTCGATTCCCTGGACCACCTGATGGTAGAGGGGAACCGGCGAGGACCGGTCAATCGGGATGTTCAGTTCCGTTCCCACGGGCCGCTCCTTAATCCGTCGGGTGCCGGATCCACGGGTGACTCTTTGATGCGATGACAGGACAAAGTTGACTGCGAGCATAGCAGGAACCCGGTGTCCGGCAGCAGAGGTTCCGAAGCGCTCCGTACGCACTGCTCCGTAATCCGCGAAGGGGCCAACAATATGTCCTGACAATCTATTGACTCCGGAACCCTGCGGACTATTCTGGGGCTCCTAGTACCGAACCGAGCGGGTGCACCATGGGTGCAGGCGCGGGTTATCGGGGAGGAACGGACCACGAAGACAAAGGAGACTGTCGTGTCAGAAAAACGTTCCTGGCGGCGCTTCGCCGCGGCGGCGGCACTGGCATCCGCGTTGACGGTGGCCGCGTGTTCGAGCGAGGGAGGGCGGACGCCCGAACCCGAGAGCCAGGACGGCGGAGCCGTCGCGGACACAGAACAGATCAAGGTTGCCCTGATTACCCACGCCGCTCCCGGCGACACCTTCTGGGACATTGTCCGCAAGGGTGCGGAGGAAGCCGCGGGGAAGGACAACGTGGAGCTTCAGTACCTTTCGGACCCCGAGGGCGGCCGCCAGGCGCAGCTGGTGGAGCAGGCCGTGGAGCAGGGCGTGGACGGAATAGCCGTCACCCTGGCCAAACCGGACGCCCTGGCAGGTGCGCTGGAGGACGCCCGCGCGGCGGGCATTCCGGTGGTGACCCTCAACGCCGGCGAGGACCGCTCCGCGGAGCTCGGCGCCTTCACCCATTTCGGTTCCAATGAGCAGCTAGCCGGCCAGGCGGTAGGGGAACGGCTCGCCTCGGACGGCTACACCCATCCCGTCTGCGTCATCCAGGAGCAGGGGCACGTTGGCCTGGAGAACCGGTGCGCCGGTGTCAAGGCCGTGGTCCCCGGCACCGAGGTCCTCTACGTGCAGGGCACCGACATGACGCAGGTGGAGTCCACCGTCACGGCGAAGCTGCAGGCCACCGACGACGTCGACGTCATTGTCGGTTTGGGCGCGCCCTACACCCTGACCATCCTGAAGTCGGTGGCCGGTTCCGGCAGCGACGCCAAGGTTGCGTCCTTCGACCTGAACGCCGAGATGGCACAGAAGATTGCGGACGGAGAGGTGATCTTTACCGTTGACCAGCAGCCATGGATGCAGGGCTACGGCGCCGTGGACGCCCTGTGGCAGTACCACCGCGGCGGGTTCCAGCTCGGCGGCGGGCAGCCGGTCCTCACCGGCCCCACCATCATTGACTCCACCAACGCCTCAGAGGTGCTGGCCTTCGCCGAAGACGGCATCCGCTA
This genomic stretch from Arthrobacter sp. zg-Y1110 harbors:
- a CDS encoding GntR family transcriptional regulator, giving the protein MGTELNIPIDRSSPVPLYHQVVQGIEAAIHSGELEFGSRLDNEIELAGRLKLSRPTMRKAMDELVRNGLLVRKRGVGTQVVSSQVRRPLELSSLFDDLERTGQKPATKVLDFRHGPADAAVAKALDLPDGVNTYHFTRLRSVDGKPLAVMENWVRDDIAEITEEGLRSRGLYQILRDAGVNFRLATQRIGATVASGRQSELLETRPGAALVTMERTAVDDAGRSVETGHHVYRADSYTFEMTLVQR
- a CDS encoding substrate-binding domain-containing protein — encoded protein: MSEKRSWRRFAAAAALASALTVAACSSEGGRTPEPESQDGGAVADTEQIKVALITHAAPGDTFWDIVRKGAEEAAGKDNVELQYLSDPEGGRQAQLVEQAVEQGVDGIAVTLAKPDALAGALEDARAAGIPVVTLNAGEDRSAELGAFTHFGSNEQLAGQAVGERLASDGYTHPVCVIQEQGHVGLENRCAGVKAVVPGTEVLYVQGTDMTQVESTVTAKLQATDDVDVIVGLGAPYTLTILKSVAGSGSDAKVASFDLNAEMAQKIADGEVIFTVDQQPWMQGYGAVDALWQYHRGGFQLGGGQPVLTGPTIIDSTNASEVLAFAEDGIR